The following proteins are co-located in the Polystyrenella longa genome:
- a CDS encoding RNA polymerase sigma factor: protein MSSSESTPQLITDAELLHSIREQQDQVALQTLVEKHSTLLMSVCAQILHDQNDAEDAFQNIVITFVKDASKIKEPQYVSSWLYRVAQRESFNILRKRKRMRTEPLRDQPVETNAIVPVPEKREELIALHEEMDQIPEKFRSPLILCYLEGKSRQEAAFELNVTVSSIKASLASGRDLLRKRLLQRGIVLAWVLSAWNSSQVSAGVTVSAALAQQAMSSGVASSTGSSSLVTSMNSSGGTVVKGATYMTMGSTYKILAWLVFSALILGGAAAVINFDDPLDDPEVAGEVPVKVEEIESEELGPEVLELIEKLKEKEPLYRNFDVTMHFTGDQAVMRNTGNRSDGMEQRQLVQHIHQQLRKVIQGEMIRTEFDEEVVSFFTESFDGGQENIRNQTQHKLQIETFDGESTTSVAVTPEDPMVKMIPNPYQVCLGERPDRNVPLSDLFQGGEHATKMIQAKSEKPYPASARFMTSFVEYTELAGEPVIVVHFDFYLKRAASNRVIQKDRIYLAINKNYIPMRWELDSKVDPTKKNYYQVLTWSEPEEGVWFPETAESIRYEKQGRREVNYSYDVTTLNPEYPKAFFQVEESANSDEVDERPVP from the coding sequence ATGAGTTCCTCAGAGTCAACTCCTCAATTGATAACCGACGCCGAACTGCTCCATTCGATCCGAGAGCAGCAGGATCAGGTCGCTTTACAGACGTTAGTCGAGAAGCATTCGACGCTATTAATGTCCGTATGCGCACAGATTCTGCATGATCAAAACGATGCGGAAGATGCGTTTCAGAACATAGTGATTACTTTCGTCAAAGATGCGAGCAAGATTAAGGAACCGCAATATGTCTCTTCCTGGCTCTACCGGGTGGCACAGCGGGAGTCGTTCAACATTCTCAGGAAACGCAAACGCATGCGGACCGAGCCATTAAGAGATCAACCTGTTGAAACTAACGCGATTGTCCCTGTTCCTGAAAAGCGGGAGGAATTAATCGCACTCCATGAAGAGATGGATCAGATACCAGAAAAGTTTCGCAGCCCGTTAATTCTCTGTTATCTGGAAGGGAAATCTCGACAGGAAGCGGCGTTCGAGTTAAACGTCACCGTCAGTTCGATCAAAGCGAGTCTGGCCTCTGGACGAGATCTATTGAGAAAACGATTGCTGCAACGGGGGATTGTTCTCGCCTGGGTCCTCTCGGCCTGGAATTCTTCTCAGGTGTCGGCAGGAGTAACCGTCTCGGCAGCTTTAGCACAACAGGCAATGAGTAGCGGAGTAGCTTCGTCAACGGGCTCCTCTTCCTTGGTGACTTCCATGAATAGTTCCGGTGGAACTGTAGTCAAAGGGGCGACGTACATGACGATGGGATCGACATATAAAATACTTGCGTGGTTGGTGTTTTCGGCTCTTATATTAGGAGGAGCAGCAGCCGTAATCAACTTCGACGACCCTCTGGACGATCCCGAAGTCGCAGGAGAAGTGCCGGTCAAGGTCGAAGAAATCGAATCTGAAGAGCTCGGGCCTGAAGTCCTGGAATTGATTGAAAAGCTGAAAGAGAAGGAGCCGTTGTACCGCAACTTTGATGTGACGATGCATTTCACTGGCGATCAGGCCGTGATGAGAAATACCGGTAATCGCTCGGATGGGATGGAGCAGCGGCAACTTGTTCAACATATCCATCAGCAGCTTCGCAAAGTTATCCAGGGAGAGATGATCCGAACTGAGTTTGACGAAGAGGTCGTTTCTTTCTTCACAGAATCGTTCGATGGGGGCCAGGAAAATATACGCAACCAAACACAACACAAACTTCAGATCGAAACTTTCGACGGCGAGTCGACGACTTCCGTGGCGGTTACTCCTGAGGATCCGATGGTTAAAATGATTCCGAACCCCTATCAAGTCTGTTTAGGAGAGCGTCCTGACAGAAACGTTCCCTTGTCCGACTTGTTTCAGGGGGGCGAACACGCCACTAAAATGATTCAGGCAAAATCAGAAAAACCCTATCCAGCGAGTGCCCGTTTTATGACCTCATTTGTGGAATATACGGAACTCGCTGGCGAACCAGTGATTGTCGTTCATTTTGATTTCTACTTGAAGCGTGCAGCGTCTAATCGGGTGATTCAAAAAGATCGCATCTATCTGGCCATCAATAAAAACTATATCCCGATGAGATGGGAGCTGGATTCGAAAGTAGATCCTACTAAGAAGAATTACTATCAAGTACTCACCTGGTCAGAGCCGGAAGAGGGAGTCTGGTTTCCTGAAACGGCGGAATCGATAAGATATGAAAAGCAGGGTCGCCGAGAGGTCAATTATAGTTATGACGTCACGACCTTGAACCCGGAGTACCCGAAGGCCTTCTTTCAAGTTGAAGAGTCAGCGAATTCAGACGAAGTCGATGAACGTCCTGTTCCTTAG